From Leptospira sp. WS58.C1, one genomic window encodes:
- the asd gene encoding aspartate-semialdehyde dehydrogenase produces MSKINVAVLGATGSVGQRFIQLLENHPYFQVTHLCASENSAGKTYAEVMKKRWKISGEIPKYARDIIITLPDPKITQGAKLAFSGLDASIAGEVETSFAEAGIHIISNSKNHRMVENVPLLSAEVNANHLDVLSSQKTPGKIVTNSNCTIMGVTISLKPLYEKFGIESVMLFSMQAISGAGYPGVPTMDILGNVVPFIGGEEDKAEIEPLKCLGKTEGGKIVLADFKISAHCNRVPVFDGHTVCVSVKFKKKPTESEILEAWSSFKGEPQELKLPLAPDFPILYRQEEDRPQPRLDLETGRGMTTVVGRLRPDPILDWKYVVLSHNTVRGAAGAAILNAELMYRKNLL; encoded by the coding sequence ATGAGCAAAATTAACGTAGCTGTTTTGGGAGCCACCGGCTCCGTCGGGCAAAGGTTTATCCAACTTTTGGAAAACCATCCTTATTTTCAGGTAACCCATCTATGCGCATCCGAGAATAGCGCAGGCAAAACATATGCGGAAGTCATGAAGAAGCGTTGGAAGATCTCGGGAGAGATCCCTAAATATGCTCGTGACATAATTATCACTTTGCCGGACCCAAAGATTACCCAAGGTGCTAAATTGGCTTTTTCCGGTTTGGACGCTTCTATCGCAGGAGAGGTGGAAACTTCTTTTGCCGAAGCCGGTATCCATATTATTTCCAATTCTAAAAATCATAGAATGGTCGAAAACGTTCCTCTTCTTTCTGCGGAAGTGAACGCGAACCATTTGGATGTACTCTCCAGCCAAAAAACTCCGGGAAAGATCGTGACTAACTCCAATTGTACGATCATGGGAGTCACCATCTCTCTTAAACCTCTCTACGAAAAATTCGGTATTGAGTCCGTTATGTTATTCTCCATGCAGGCTATCTCCGGAGCCGGTTATCCAGGAGTTCCTACCATGGATATTTTAGGAAACGTAGTCCCTTTTATCGGTGGAGAAGAAGATAAGGCGGAGATCGAACCTTTGAAATGTCTGGGAAAGACAGAAGGTGGAAAGATCGTACTCGCTGATTTTAAAATTTCCGCTCATTGCAATCGAGTCCCTGTTTTTGACGGGCATACGGTTTGTGTTTCCGTAAAATTCAAGAAGAAGCCGACAGAGTCCGAAATTTTAGAAGCCTGGTCTTCTTTTAAGGGTGAGCCTCAAGAATTAAAGTTGCCTCTCGCTCCGGATTTTCCGATTCTTTATCGTCAAGAAGAAGACAGACCCCAGCCTCGTTTGGACCTGGAAACAGGGAGAGGGATGACTACCGTAGTGGGAAGACTTAGACCTGATCCGATTTTAGATTGGAAATATGTTGTCCTAAGTCATAATACGGTCCGTGGGGCTGCCGGTGCCGCGATTTTAAACGCGGAATTGATGTATCGGAAAAACCTACTCTAG